The Myxococcales bacterium genome segment AGTGTGCGTACGATCGCGTCGACTGCCTCGCGCGCGAGCGGCCGGAGCGGATCGCCGCCCGCCAGGAGTTGCTCCTGATCGACAACAAGGACCGCGCGGAGCGAATACGCGATGCTCGCGTATTGTTCCACCCGACGGCCTTCGAGTTCGACCTTGCTTCCGCTCGCGAGTTCGAGGTGGATCCGGCCGTCGTCGTGCTGCGTCGGGATTACGATCGCCGCAGCTTCGCCGTCGACATGCCCGGCCTCGATCGTCGCGTCACCCGCCTTTGAAGCCGAACGCGAGGCCGCGGACCAGAGGCGCAGCGCGACGCGCTTCTTCGCCTCTTCGTGGGCGAGGCGGGCCTCCGTCGACAGTGGCGTTCCGAACAGGAAGTCCTCGAAGCGGCTGGCTGTCGAGTGGCACTTGGCATCGTTTTGGGACTCGAGTTGTTCGATCGCGGACAGAATCGTCTCAGGTAACGACTCCCGCGGCGCCTCTTCCGATACGCGTGTGTCTCCATGCGCGACGAGCACGACCGTGCAAAGCACGAGTGCCGTCGCGAGCGGGCCTACGGCCGCAAGCAGAGGTCTCGGGGGATCTGGGACGATTGACAGCATTCGAATCCGCCGGAACGAGTGATGCGCGGCAGCGCGCCGCGAGCGTCCGGCTAGCGCGGCAATGCCTCGCTCATTGCGGACTCATGGCGCGCTTCCACGGCTTGTAGATCAAGCGAGGTTGTTGGTCCACCAATTTCTGGAGCTGCTCCTTGCTCAGCACCGATAAGACGTCGATTTTGAGGGTTGCGCGCATTCGGACCGACGCCGACGCCGCTTTGGCGACCTTTCCGCTCTCCGCCTGGGCGTTCTTCCACTTGCCTTGCAGGAGGGCCTCGTGGAACGCGTCAGGTCGTTGGGCTGGGGGCACCGACTCGCGATAGGAATTCAGGTACTTCTCCATCTTCGTTCGCTGCTTGTCCGTCAGCGTCAGGGCCTTCACGATCCCCTGGTCGTTCCACCAAATTGCACTCTTGTCGTCCGGCCCGCCCGGAGTCGGGCCGTCGATCGTGTTCACCGCCTTCATCGCGTTCACCTGGATCTCGATGACCTTCATCTCGTCTTCTTTCATCATCTCGCCGAAATCGGGCGGCGGCGCGGCCTGCAGGAGACCGGCAACGACAAGCATAAAGACGAACAGAAGCACTGGCGCGAGTCTTTGCATTACTCCTCCGTGGCCAAGACGGTTGTCTAGGTAGCAGCCCTGAAAGCTTTGCGCTCGCCTCCACGC includes the following:
- a CDS encoding Spy/CpxP family protein refolding chaperone; this translates as MQRLAPVLLFVFMLVVAGLLQAAPPPDFGEMMKEDEMKVIEIQVNAMKAVNTIDGPTPGGPDDKSAIWWNDQGIVKALTLTDKQRTKMEKYLNSYRESVPPAQRPDAFHEALLQGKWKNAQAESGKVAKAASASVRMRATLKIDVLSVLSKEQLQKLVDQQPRLIYKPWKRAMSPQ